ACTGCCCTCACCAGCTGTTGATTGTGGCAAAGGTCATCTCTTCTGCTGGTACACTTAATGATTTATTGGCTGTATACATACATGTAGTTATGTTACATAGTAATTTCCACACATATTCTAACGATAGTGTTACTGACCCAATTCTCTTTTAGTAAATTATCGTTCACTCAAAGCTTTAAAGAATTATTAAATTTAGCTTTTGGAAAACTATGCGAAAAAGGTACATTTTCTTCAGTACAGCACAAAAACTTGAACTAAAAGGCCTTTTAGAACATCAGTGGTCAACTCTGACTTCATTCTTTCAAGATTTTTCCCACTTATTTTTCTAGAAAACATTGCCAAGTTGTTATACTCCATTCTGTCTTTGTGCATTGTAATTTACAATATCCAATTCTCTGTTTATGACCCTGTCTGAAGGGAGTGTCTTGGTGAGGGTCATGAGCCATGTGACTGTCAGATGTGGAAGAACTGGCTCCAGAAAGTCACAGAGATGAAGcctgaagagtgtaagtttattcCCTGTTTGTGTATCCAGGAATTTTCTGCTTTAATAGGTCAATCATTTTACCTGCACCTTAGTGAACTGGCACCACATTAAGGGATTTAGCAGCTGTAAGCACAGCCTACCTGGATGTGgcttatgtatttttatagcGTGCTGGCAAGTGGTTAGGTAATTTGCCAAATGTGTCCATGTGCTGGACAATGTATTGCAAGGCAGGTTAAGACATAACTAAACTGTGTGTGAATGccttagtgtttgtgtgtgccttcCACAGTGGCAGGTGTGAGTGAGGCCTATGAGGATGCTGCTAATTGTCTGTGGCTGTTGACAAACTCCAAACCATGTGCCAACTGCAAGTCACCCATTCAGAAGAATGAGGGCTGCAACCATATGCAGTGTGCCAAGGTATACACACTACTCTCTGTCAGCTGTGTGTCACAGTTTCTGGTGACTgtttatatttgcattatttctatcctattatttagtttatttgattaaaataacaACCCCCCCCTCTTTTAGTGCAAGTATGATTTCTGTTGGATCTGTCTGGAGGAGTGGAAAAAGCACAGCTCATCGACTGGAGGCTACTATCGCTGTACTCGATATGAGGTCATCCAACAGCTAGAGGAGCAGTCCAAGGAAATGACTGTGGAGGTACACACAATGGAAATAAACATCCAAATTATCAAAGTCTCTCACTAAtataaaactgaacacaaaatAGATTTCCACAAGTGTACATTTACCTTTTCACATTGCAACCTGCAATTGCTAAATACTCCATCCCTGTCAGATTTTATATCATTGAACCACAAGTTCATATGCTTCACTGGATTTAAtttctgcagacacactgacacacactccaAGGGAAAATCAAAGTTGTATTTTGTTACAGGCAGAAAAGAAGCACAAAAGTTTTCAGGAGCTGGACCGTTTCATGCACTATTATACTCGCTTCAAGAACCACGAACACAGTTATAAGGTAAAATGTCctcaacacatacagtatacagatTTATAACAATTGAAATtctaaaaaatgtgtaaatgtaacgATTATTACATGTCAGACATgtattcttttctctctgtctgttagTTGGagcaaaaactgctgaaaacagctaAAGAGAAGATGGAGCAGCTGAGCAGAGCATTCATAAGCCGTAAGTTTTATACTGTTCAGTATGGAGGTTTGGTTTACTGCTTGTCAGCTGCAAATTGAGTCATTTTTAGGTTCTTTCCATAGAGTGCATTGTTTTCACTCTTCACCATTTATACCCAAGGTttgactgttgttgtttttttctttttttctttttttttctttagaacaGTTATATTTGCTGTAATTCCTAAAATGAACAGTAGGAAATGGACAGGAAATGTGGAGGGTGGAGATGAACTGCTTTTATCacaatttattatttctatCTAAAGTATAATATTTTTGCAGAGATAGAGACAGCAATTTCACAACCTTTAAAACAAGGCTTGTTGGGgaactgtttttgtgtgtctgcaggggAAGGCACTCCTCCAGACACACGGTTCATAGAGGATGGTGTGAGTGAGCTGCTGAAGACGCGGCGCGTGCTGAAGTGCTCTTATCCATATGGCTTCTTTCTGCAGCAAGGCAGCACCCAGAAAGAGATATTTGAGCTTATGCAGGTAATCAAATACACACCTGTCATGCATGAATCCTCTGAAAAACAAAGGCCCTTCTTTCAGTTCCTAAAGACTAATTAGATCCCACAGGGCTAAACTGTCACTACACTTAAAGGGCTGTTAATaagttatttgttattttgaatATTGAATTTTGTATTCTTGTGTGCAATAAAAAGTTTTCAACACAGCCACATTTCATaagtaactttttttatatgttttaaaataaatacctcACCTGATCTCAAAAACTGGCTCACTTCTGGTTATTtgaggattatgcaatagtgtttttatttcttattttatatcCTACACAAAGATAACATTATAGTGATTGAAAGTATTTGAAACCCCAAGAGTTCATTTTCAGTTACCCTTTTGTACACAAATATTATTAGAATTGGATGACATTACCTTTAGTGAGTTGAAaaagattcctttttttttttttaatttgagtttCACATTTCTTTGATAACTGATAAAAATTAgcatgttctctctgtttcttctcAGACCGACCTAGAGATGGTGGTGGAGGATCTGGCCCAGAAGGTCAACAGGCCATACCTGAGGACACCACGTCATAAGATAATGAGTGCGGCTCGTCTAGTGCAGCAGAAGAGGCAGGAGTTCCTAGCATCAGTAGCCCGTGGTGTGGCTCCCAACGACTCTCCTGAGCCTCCTCGCAGGAAGTATGGATAAATACACTACCACATGTAGTGAGCGTAGTTGTGATTTACTCTGGTTAACAATTCACTTAATTGAAAAGACTTAGGATTTAGAAAACAGAGTATGGGTAAAAAATATCTATGTGCTCACTACTCTGGAACTGAAGTCTGAAGTTTACTCATTAGCTTAATTTGTGCCACGATTCTGTGTTGCAGCTACCCTGGAGGATCATGGGACTGGGAGTACCTTGGCCTTGCCTCCCCTGAGGTAATTACAAAAGCTTAATATGCTGAAACACTAACCTTTAACCTTTTGGTTCATGTAAAGCTACTTCCAAGAAACCAAGCTTGATGCGCTGCATGACCTGCATCTGTATGAGTTAACAGTCATGCATGATTGCAGCTAACTTAGTTTGCTTATTTGTATTAAGATGGGGAGTCGTCACTCTGTACTGGGAGCTGTTGatcaaagagagagacagtcaCAGGTAATGCAGCATAGTTTCTTGCCAGTTTGTGCATATTCATGGATTGATTATTGTTTTTGGGGTGTTGGATTTTGAACCTGCTTGATGCAATAAGACTTACAACATTTCTTTTAGAGTTGATTTTTGTAATAATTCACATTAAATTACTCCTTGCAGGATTATGCTGAGATCCAGTACCGTCGTAGACATAGACCACGTCGCAGAGGAGACATGCTGAGTCTACACAGTCTTAGAAGCAACAGCAACACGCCAGAGACCAGCAGGAGGAGTGACAATACAGGTGTGAAAAAGAGAGTGTTTTAATTCAATGtacaattttaataaacacaattttcatTTATACACTATACAATATACTCtacaataaaaaagtattttctttggACAAACTCTGGAGCGTATCCCAACAAATTTactaattttgtctttttactgtgcccaacaaaaagcaaatgggatttttctttattgctcTGGTGAAGGCACACAGGGACATTTATCACTGGAATAAAGCCATACAAAGcactctttatttatttattttaaatctgacaCTTTCTTTTCCAGAAGGTCCAGAAAGGAGTGATGGCCGTAGGAGAGCGCTGGGATCGCTGGAAGAAGATGACCCAAATGTCTTGCTGGCTATCCAGCTGTCACTCCAGGAATCACGCAGAGAACGGGGTCTGGAGAGTGCCCTGGAGAGAGGGATGGAAGGGAGACTGGAGTTGGAGCGTGTGCTGGACAGAGGACAGGATAGGAGACCGGGTCCTACAGGAGACATGGATGATGTTGCATCGCAGTCTTTCAACACAGATGGTCTTCCAGGAGCCAGAGGGTCCTCCTATCCCACATCTTTCCTGGATCCTCCTCACCCTCCTAACAGGACAGACTCTACTTCCCAGCCTCCCACATCTAACACTCTCCCACTccctcccccacctccctctctcAGTGCAGAGCTGCTGGAGCTGGGAGACAGCCTTATGAAACTGGGGAATATAACTACTCCCTATgacctggacacacacacacacaaccagctCTGCTCACAAAACACCTATAACCACAGTACTATCACTGCTCCTTACAACACTGAACCTGCTTACAGCGACTCCAGCCATAGACAAAACCAGAATACACAGTTAACTCCATACATGCTCGATCATATCACCATCACAAATTCTCGCTACGATAACAAAGAGCAGGGTTACTGCCAATCAACTGCTTATTTGGCCGAGGCTGAACACACTGCCTCTTGTGCACATGAACGCACACCAAACCCCACCCAAGCCTGTTCGTATAACCGGGAACATGCAGCTTCATGCAGCACACCAAAACCAGACAGCTTTTACAACCCCTGCTCAGAGCATAGTAGCTCTTACACTCAGGAGCGATCTGTCACCAATGCTCTTGAACGCCCACCCAAATCAGACCCCCAGCCCCCTGCTCAGTTGTGCCTCCCATCTCCTGAGCTTGAGCCGGAGCTGCTGCTTTCACCGGTGATCCCCCCAGGGGGCCCTTTCACTCCCAGCGATCCTCAGAGTTTGGAGGCCCTGGACCCCACAGCCAGTGCCCAGCTGCTGGACAACATCATGGCCTGGTTTAACAACAACATCAACCCTCAGAACAACCCTCAGAGCCTGGCTCTCATCCCATCCCCACCCACTACAGAGACTGACTCCtcccctgacacacacactgagactgAGTCAGAGAGCCAGACCTCCAGGGGCGTGACCCCTGCCCCACTCTGGCAGCCCCTGGAGGGCGAGCCAGAAGCagacagaggttcagtgaatcCCCGTCTAAGTGCTGCAGCTTTGGAAGGCCCAAAGACATCAAGGCCAAAAACTCTGGAGCTGGAAGGCAGAGAGGATGGTGAGGAGGGTGTGGAAGGTGGGTGTGTGGTTGATCTGTCGCTGGACGAAGCGCACACACACCCCTGTCCACTCTCCCTCCATGGAAACAGTCCTGCACATAATGCCCTTGCCACAGAGAGGGATTTACACCTCGATCTTCAGTTAGAGGGGGACCACTCACCTGAGGAGTGGGAAGAACAAGTGCATCTAGTGTGAGAGAGTAGAGAGAAAATTGTGCTAagtagaggaagagagagaaggtgTAGGACTTTGGGGTTGAGTGATTACTATATGAAGAGAGAACATGAAGCCCAGTGGACTTTGTCCAGTAAAGATGATGTcacatgttatttttatttattattttgtatcgTTTAGAGCGCTTTCGTCTGGCAGAAGAACAGACACACTGTTCTTTGAAAACAAATGAGTGTTAAAACAGAGTGCATCAATGGAAAGCTACTGATATCATAACACACAAAATATTGCacatgttcattttatttatttccagtaTCCTGTATTTGTTGTCTGAGTTTGTTCAGAGTGAAGTTTTGGTGCTGATCAAGCTGAAATCCAAACTCGCCTCTTATACCCTGACTTTATTAACACACTGACCCAACCACAAGCCTGTTCAGAGCTCCAGCAGCCAAAAATAATTAACTGTAAACTTGGAGCTTTTTTAGCGTACTGTACAATCAGGGGGCCTAATTCAGATTTTTGGACCTTCATGCACACTGTGCCTGCTTTGTTAGGGAGCCAACATACTGctggtcttttctttttgttaggCTGAAAAGAACGATACGCCTTTCTGCTCAGGCTGGGTAAACGTACTTATATGACGTGCTTATCTGGATTTTATGTTGGTAATAATTCTTTCCAGTGACCAACAAAGAGAATGTGTTTTGCCCTCTGCACAGTAAGGTTAGAGGTCAGTCTCAGCTACAGCACATGTGAGAGTCCGCGCGAATTTAGTGTCTGGCTCAAAGGCAGTTCGGAATTATGGGTGTTAAGTTTCAGGGGGAATTGACCCCCCTGCTATATTTCCTGTTCACTGCACCGCCCTGttactcatttctttttcttttattttctttttgcattcaTCACAGTTGAGATTTAATCCATAAACTTCATCAACATTGAACTATTTTACAGTTGCTTTGGCTCAGTTTTCACtgttcaaaacatttaacacaaaatgcTTCATCATTTTGGCTGCCAAAGCTCACATAACccacaaaataatgaaatgatacttgatactgtatatttatcTTTGACCATATAATGCTGTCAATCAGCATTGCAGTGTCATGGGTACTTCCACAATATGAATTATGacatattagttttttttaattaccaaacatgcagttttacagtaaatatatagacaattataaattaattatttatacaaGTTAAAGTAATGACTCGGATTGTACTTCATTGCACCAATTTTTAACAAAACTTTGACATTTCCATCTTTAAGGTTTGTTATCTTAATTACAGTGAGCTCTTGTAATGCttcagcaggaaaaaaataaaaattttagaACTTACACTTCTGTGTAAAGGCAATCATGTCAAAATaagggaaaatgttttaaatttgtttcacTGATTCAGTGATGCGTGCACTTGATAACAGGCATAGTGCTCATAATGAGCTCAATATTTTTAACCTTGCAAGAAGAACATCGTTTAAATATAAGaactttctgttgttttgcatAGATCTGAGCCTCggcatttgtaaaataaaacccaGTGAAGCTTTAAACTTATACATAAGACTTTGTTTTATCATATATATTCCACTACTAATTGCTAGTATGGCGTGCTGTTGATAGATGGGAGATGACTTgggttttactgtaatttattcttatttgttttttttatcctttaaaatgtattttaaaaaatatagagATTAATTTTCTTCCAGTTAAGACCAAGAAATGTTAGGTCTGTGTGCCTTTTGTTTCAAAcgtatttgttatttgttgttatttaataGTGTCATTAGTTTTTAAACATGGTAATGAAAGCTAAAGGAGGACACGCAACCTTGTCTATTCCATAATATACTGAGGATCTTGATGTACATTAGTATTCTTTGACCTTTCAGCTCTGGTTTAGCTTACTTTACCTTATGGATGGCAAGGAAATTGCTGTGTTTTTGACCATTtcacttatttaaaaactgctttGAGACAATTTGAACCCGttgatttttagaaatgttccCTTTATAATTAACAACCGCTTTATCTGCATTTTGCTCAGATTTACTTGGTCTTTGATTTCATAAGGGTCTTGAAATCTGATGTAGTGCACTCCTGGGTTGTCATCTAGCCTTTATCTTAAAACTTTAATGTTTACAATAGAATTAAACACTGCCTCTTGTGTTAAGATATTATTTGGTGCTTTCGAACACTAGATTCATAAGAGTTTTAATCACACTTTGATGATATGCCCAACATACTAAAGTTATTCAGTATATGAGCAAACGCTGATTAGTTTAAATTACTACCTGAAAAAGGAACCACTTATACAAAATGAGACATGCATCTAAAGACACTTATAAAGGCAACTCTTGAGTTTAATGCTTGTTTGAAAGGAAGTTGTGAAGTGGTCCACAGAAAGGGGGAACTGACAAAACCCTAAAATAACCATCTTCTCCTCTCTGTACATAGTAGTATTGAACTGTGAAGGTGTTGGATGGGTATTAAGTGCTAATGATGACATTACATAATAGCTACTCATATGTGAGGGCAACTGCTGTTGTGTACAAATGGCTAGATTCAAAGAATTGCACAGTTTTGGGTTATATGGtgcaacagagaaagaaaattaatatGGGGTCTTTACTAGCCTGCTTGTGCAAACTGAATGTGTTGCTCTAGTCCAAAGGTGTAAGGCAAGACCTAGAGGACTGCTgagtgctgcttttattttgttttttgttttaattaagatTTGGAATTATGGTGTCAAGGAAAAAGTCCTGTTCCATTTATAGCCCACATCTAATTTATAGTTTAGCAGTCTTTCaacagttttaaagtttaaaaaaagcaaatcacattttgcattctCATAGATTATACTTAATACATTCCCAGTCAGTCCATAAGACCGGTGTGATGTGTGgccaaaactgtaaatgaaagcGTCAGTGCAAAGTTTactcaataaaaagaaaagaaattgtgtCTCTGTGAGAGTGATTTCCGGTCTGCTTCATGTGTcagtatttttgttcttttcctgAGCAATGTGATCACCAAATCCTGTACATGTAGGTCTTGTTAGAACTGGAAGGCTGCAATCGATCACTTTCCACTGTTAAATAGTTATCTCATACCTGCCAAATTAACTAATTTCACGTGTTTAAATGcctaaaaatagtaaaacacgGTAAGGATCATTTATTTAATCACTTTCGGGACAAAACAAATTTGGGTATCCAGTTACATGCAGACTTATTTCAATACTGATCTACTGGTTGTAAATGCTGTCTTCAAATAAGATTAATAACAAtattcatttataattttaatagaCACTCAAAATCTTTTATTGGTTAAATCAATGCAATGAcctacaccgatcaggcataacattatgaccacctgtgcaatttaatgcaatccaatacagtcaCTCGTCCATAAATTGAATATGTCCAACATATTTAAAGTTGAGGAGGAGgccaaaacacaattttcaagCTGTCCTGAAAAAATTGTCAGGTGCCCAAATGAACACTGAAGCATGTTCTGCTTGCTGCAGTCATTTTATGCCATGAATTGGGGACAAATGTATTGGGGACTCAAAATTGTGCCCCATCGTTTTCCATTGTAAGGGCTTTAGCAAAGAGTGATGAACGATACTAATAGAGGCAGTTATTACACATACAAAACTTAGTTCAGTTTGCATATGGAAGCTATAATTgtgaacttatttttttattacgcatgtaatttaaaatctaattcTGTTCTAAGATTTTCCTTACCAATTGGAAACTGAAAATCATACAAAAGACACATTAAAAATTCTGGGAACTATCTCCAGATGTTAGTATGCCAGTGAAAATCATTTAAGCAGTAGCTCAATATATGTTTAGCCCTATTTATTCCATTTTGGTAGGAAAGTGAAAACCAGAATtcgcattttttttaaaacattcaaatcacTAAATTTTATAACAactattaacatttaaatatagacAATGCCAGAGTACTTAACTTCTAATAATTATGTATCGGGAACTTTATGGAATTGATTCTTGCAGGTGAAAATTTGATCACTCATCTGTACCTGGTGAAGACGTTCAATACTTCACCTGTAGGCGGCAATGTTGTTATCAGACGTAACGTTTCCTTGTTGCAGTCGCTCATCAATGACGTCACATCAGCGCAACTGAAACGTAAAATTGTTCAACGGCGGCCTGTGTTTTCACTCGAGCGCTGCAATTTTTCTCTTTGGTGGAGGATTTGTCTGCATAATCCATCACCATCATGAAACTAGTCCGGTAAGTTGAAAGTAGAAGTCTTCATTTAGAGGATGATGTGATAGGTGATGATAAAAAACAATGGGATTTCGCCGGATGGATTTAGATGTAAGCGAAGAGACGATGATGAGGCGGGAAGCAGTCAGCGGGTTGAATGGAGGGTGTTCGTGGTTGTAATGACTGGGCTCTAAtgttaaatactgaaataaactcacagaaacatgcagactTGTGACGTTAATATTACTCATTGAGCAATTAGTTTATTTGAAACATAAATTTGAGACCTTTAAGTTAGGTACCGACAATTAGTCGTCGGTCCAGTTAGCGTATTCTCTGGACGTAAAGTTCAGTTAACTTGCTAACAAGCCAAAACAATCAAGTTTTGCATTAGATTAAAATTGCAATCAGTGCAAGAAAGCTTTTAGCCTGCATAATATTGCATTAGTACAACGAAGGGGTGACACTGGTTCTACTTTGTTTTGGTGTGAAAAGCTAACGGCTAGTGGCTCCCGTCGATTCGCTAGCTAACAGTTCGCGTTAGGCTACAATCTGCGAAAATTGTTGGGAAGATGCGAAATTTCAAAACAGATCAACGAAAAGATCAATGCATTCACACTGTAATATTAGCCCTTTCAAACCCACAGGTTTTTGATGAAGCTCAGCCATGAGACGGTCACCATTGAACTGAAGAATGGCACCCAGGTCCACGGTACAATCACAGGTGAGACTCGGCTGGTGCATGATGAACACGTTTACCgttcaaacatacaaacatgttcACTTCAGTGAGATTTTTGTCCCTCTGACGTGTTGATTCAATGTAAACCTTCCATCGGGAATTGGAATTTAAAAGGTTTTCTGAaactgtaaatctttttttttgatatttggttttgttttccctcttttccaGGTGTTGATGTGAGCATGAACACCCACCTTAAGGCAGTGAAAATGACACTGAAAAACAGGGAGCCAACTCAGCTGGAGTCACTGAGTATCCGTGGCAACAATATCCGCTACTTTATCCTGCCTGACAGCCTCCCACTGGACACCTTGCTGGTTGACATAGAGCCGAAGATTAAGTCCAAAAAGAGGGAAGCAGGTCAGTCTAGAATAGGGCCGGACGTATTGTAATTTCCATGTTAAAAATTTGTCATACAGTAACTTTGACTGTTTAATTGCAAGATTATGCTTTTGCATATGTGCCATTAATGTGGGCATTTCACAGAAGCCTACAAACAGAACAGGTGTGGTGAAAGACCAAGCTTACATCTTGAAAGGTGCTTCCTGTgttgtttggaaatggtttgTTAAAAATCAGATCTAAATCAAACATCTGTGATTTGCAAGTTTTTCCAGAATGTGAAAAGACTTACTTCATGGTCTCATACTTCACCCTACCACTATGAGAGAGTAACAGATGTGAGATCAACCGTGACAAAATCCTTTAGCTCTTTAAAGTTGTGAtgccgcctcatttttaaaacagtctgCCTAAAGTCCTACATAAAATTTAACACGATGTGCCTCGTAGAAGCATAACTTCTATGGACACTTTGTCTTGCTGATTTTCAAAATTCAGACTGTTGTGAATCAGCTGCATGTCTCTCTTATTTCCCTCCCCCGGTGCTGTTATTCTGCTGCATAACAGACAAAGGTCACAAAGCTGCGTTTTCCTTTACTGTACTGTTTAAAAATGGCGAGCACgccttccaaaataagtctgaggtgAAGGAGAAATCCGGTTATTTTCTGCTGCATATTTACGTGGATTTTCACTAACCAGGGCACTTAagtgcatgttttaaaaaaaataataataataaaataaaataagcttcCCCGATTGCGCAAGAGGGCTGATTACTCCAAGTTACccagttacttttttttttttttttttggagagcTAACTTACAAAGACAATGCTTTGTAACAAAAAGTAGTGTGATGCTAGAGACTTGGAAAGTTGATggatatttgatatttttataaataaagtgtaTGTAGGTTGAGATTTCAACAATAAGGTGGAATTGTTCAAAATGGTTTAAAGTTTAAGCTTTGAAATTAATTATGTTGTGAACATATCTATTTTAGATGCGCAGCCCATATGTCGAGTCTTTGATTAATAGAAATTGTTACTTTTTGTACTGACCATTGGTAAAGGTAATATGGGTTTCTGAGTTTATGCAGCGCTGTCAAAAGTAAATGGCGCACCAGTGGTTGCCGCATCAGCGTTCTATTGCTGACTCTAAAATCTGTTGTTCTGTTATTAAAGTAACTGACACTTAGTGCTTCAGTTAACTTTAAGAATGTTTTATGGCTTGTCTTCACATTctttattataatttctttctctctctttcagtggCTGGAAGGGGAAGGGGCAGAGGACGGGGGCGTGGCAGAGGAAGGGGACGAGGCCGAGGAGGGCCACGAAGATGATCACCAGGACATACACCTGTTTCCCATCATACCAGTCTGtgtacaggattttttttttttggttttgttttttgtatttttttttttttcctcagaggaaatgttttattaatttcaggGTGTTTCTGTTTCCCCTTTTTGTACAATAAAATTCTTCTCATTAAGAGGGTAAAGTTGACTCTGTACATTATTACAGCCCTGATGACAGGGTTAGTTTGTTTTGGGGATTCTTAGTTTTCTTATACTGGTTTCATTGAATGACTGAAGTTTGTAAGAGTGGAAATGTTATTCCAAGTACCTTGAGAATTTCAGCCTAAATTGGTAATATTCCATTATTCTTAAGCCACAGATGTGTACAACTGGTAAAAGCACAGTGACTGATGACAACAATCAAGATGAAGATTGGGTGGTTTAACAGTTGCAATGGGAGTCTAACAGCTTTTACAGGTTGATGTAGctggttttagttttaaagaGTTGCGTAACAGGTGTAACAAGTGTTTTCCATAAGCAGTAATGATTAAAAATTGACAGATTATCGGGTGAAAGGTACTGCCTGTTTACACTGCCCCCACCtctaattttagttttaggatTAATGTACTACTGATCGGTCATCTTAGGTGACCTGTGCTTATAGGTTGGCAAAGCAagctttttatatatatatatatatatatatatatatatatatatatatatatatatatatatatatatatatatatatatatatatatatatatatatatatatatatatatatatatatatatatatatatatatataaataaaactaaataagatCTGCATCATTTACTAACGTCTAAAAtcaaaaagaataagaaaataaataattaaaaaaaattttggtttgttttactgtttgctCGTGTGAACAAAACCTCACGGCCAAATTACCCACAGCTGCTAGGGCTTTTCAACTTaagttgtaatttttaaaagtaaaaaaagtttaaaagtcaCTTTAGGAACCCAACTGTGGGATACAAATTTATAATGCATATACTTCATAATGATACCTTATCTTTAATTTCAAGTTGCTCGCTAGTGAATAATTGTAATAGCATCGTGAGAACTGTGTTTAAAACAACTTGTTATAAATATAGAGATCAATATTAAACTTTCAAAGGTGGAAGGAAAGAACATTGTGTGAACAGAAATCAAAGAGTGGCAGCAGTACTGGGATCTGGAAAAGAAGAGTAGATAACTGTATTCCATCTAAAACAGTGTTAGGTCCACAAGGAGCAGGGGAGGAAATAGGAGGAGGTGGCAATGGCCAGGATACAAATAGGGCacagtatataaagtatatataatACTCCTCACTTAATAGAGAAACATCAGACTGGGCATTGTGAAGAATGTTGGGAGTTACAAACGTTGGAGCATGTTATG
The nucleotide sequence above comes from Channa argus isolate prfri chromosome 1, Channa argus male v1.0, whole genome shotgun sequence. Encoded proteins:
- the LOC137125493 gene encoding ankyrin repeat and IBR domain-containing protein 1-like isoform X3, which produces MGNTATKFRKALVSGDEALAWQLYEGNPQFRDSLDPNASYGEQYQHNTPLHYVCRHAMTRLLRAFLFSKEGNPNKRNVHNETCLHVLCQGPQILLLPEGALSPRLARPQRDEQHRAECLQMILSWTGARLEGGQYEKANVNATDNHHSTCLHYAAAAGMKSCVELLIQSDADLFVEDENKLTPCDHAEQHHHIELALSLESQMVFSSSSAQQSNTDTHGETNMLQYKEPYEGLKLQDLRRLKDMLIVETADMLQAPLFTAEALLRAHDWDREKLLEAWMSDAEGCCQRSGVAMPTPPPSGFNAWDTLPSPRTPRTPRSPLTLTLTSPTDSCLTPGEEGLATCGICLCSISVFEDPVDMSCGHEFCRSCWEGFLNVKIQEGDAHNIFCPAYECYQLVPVHVIESVVSREMDQRYLQFDIKAFVENNPAIRWCPAARCERAVRLTRPGPGDNDPHSFPLLPSPAVDCGKGHLFCWECLGEGHEPCDCQMWKNWLQKVTEMKPEELAGVSEAYEDAANCLWLLTNSKPCANCKSPIQKNEGCNHMQCAKCKYDFCWICLEEWKKHSSSTGGYYRCTRYEVIQQLEEQSKEMTVEAEKKHKSFQELDRFMHYYTRFKNHEHSYKLEQKLLKTAKEKMEQLSRAFISREGTPPDTRFIEDGVSELLKTRRVLKCSYPYGFFLQQGSTQKEIFELMQTDLEMVVEDLAQKVNRPYLRTPRHKIMSAARLVQQKRQEFLASVARGVAPNDSPEPPRRNYPGGSWDWEYLGLASPEDYAEIQYRRRHRPRRRGDMLSLHSLRSNSNTPETSRRSDNTEGPERSDGRRRALGSLEEDDPNVLLAIQLSLQESRRERGLESALERGMEGRLELERVLDRGQDRRPGPTGDMDDVASQSFNTDGLPGARGSSYPTSFLDPPHPPNRTDSTSQPPTSNTLPLPPPPPSLSAELLELGDSLMKLGNITTPYDLDTHTHNQLCSQNTYNHSTITAPYNTEPAYSDSSHRQNQNTQLTPYMLDHITITNSRYDNKEQGYCQSTAYLAEAEHTASCAHERTPNPTQACSYNREHAASCSTPKPDSFYNPCSEHSSSYTQERSVTNALERPPKSDPQPPAQLCLPSPELEPELLLSPVIPPGGPFTPSDPQSLEALDPTASAQLLDNIMAWFNNNINPQNNPQSLALIPSPPTTETDSSPDTHTETESESQTSRGVTPAPLWQPLEGEPEADRGSVNPRLSAAALEGPKTSRPKTLELEGREDGEEGVEGGCVVDLSLDEAHTHPCPLSLHGNSPAHNALATERDLHLDLQLEGDHSPEEWEEQVHLV